CGTGAGATCAAGTCCGTCGAGCTGCTGCCCGGCAGTATGACCTCCGTGTCGTCGAACGGTCTGACGATGCCGTACGGCGGCACCTTCGACGGCGTGACGTACAACTTCAACGGCACGAGCATCACACCGCTGCAGGCAGGCGGCTTCACCGGCGGCGGATGGGGGATCAGCTCCGGCATCCGCCTCAAGGGCGATGTCGTCACGGTCGACAACGGCGCGGTGCTCGACCTCTCGGGCGGCGGCGCGCTCACCGGTGCGGGATTCGTGTCCGGCCGCGGCGGTTCGGTCAACGTCCTCAACACGCCGCTGGTCAACGCGAACCCGACCATGAAGCTCAGCAAGGCGGGCGACAAGGTCTATGCGATCGTGCCGGGGTACGCGTCGAACTATGCACCGGTTTCGCCGGAAAATGGCGCGGGCGATCCGGCCGTGGGGCAGCGCATCACCATTGGCGATGGCGTGCCGGGGCTGCCGGCCGGCACCTATACGCTCATGCCGTCGAACTATGCGCTGCTGCCCGGTGCATATCGTGTCGAGATTGGCGGCACCGGACAGATCCTGCCGGGCACCCCGACGGCGGCAGGCAACGGCACTTATCTGGCGGCGGGCTACCTGAGCACCGCCAACACCGGCGCGCGCAGCCAACTGCCGTCCACGCTGCTGGTAACGCCGGGCACGGCTGTGCGCAAGTATTCGCAGTACAACGAGCAGAGCTACAGCGACTTCCTCTCGACTCAGGCAGCGCAATTCGGCAACCTCGCGCCGATGCTGCCGCGCGACGGCCGCGTGCTCGACATCGTGTTCACCACGCCGAGCACACCCGCGACTGCGCCGGTGCTTTCGTTCGACGGCAAGGCCATCTTCCAGGCTGCGCAGGGCGGCGTCGCTGGACAGGTGGCCGTGGAGAACGTCGGCGAAATTACGGCGGGTACGCCCACGGCGGGATTCAGCGGGGTTTCGGTCTCGGCGAACGATCTGAGCGCAATCAACGCGCCGCGCCTGAGCATCAACGGGTATGCGTCGGCGGGGACCGGGCAATACTTGTTCAGCAACAGCGGTGTCGGTGTCAGCGATCTCTTCGTGCGCGACGGCGTCACGCTGTCGGCCGGTGAGCTCTATCTGATCGGCACCAACATCACGCTCGGCAATGGCGTGACGCTCACGACCGTCGGCAAGGGACCGGCTCCGTTCGATACGGCATCGACGGGCTTGCCCTACGTCGCAGGAAACTACACGGTGCTCGGCCTTTCGAACGGCGAGATCGAATTCGGCGGTGCGCAAACAAGCAGCGGCAGCATCACCATCGGCGCAGGCTCAGGCCTCTTTTCCGAGGGCTCGCTGGTGTTCTCGACCAACGGTGCCTCAACACTCGACCCGACATCGCGCTTCGGCGCACGCAACATCGCGCTGGCGGTCGGCTCGCTCAACGTCGGTGACGCCGCGCAAGTGGCCGCAGCAGGCAATCCGGCGGGCATGCTGTTCAATCAGACCATGCTCTCGACGCTGATGCACGGCGATCCGGCGAGCGGTGCGCCCGCGCTCGAGAAGCTCACGCTGGGCGCGGCAGGCGCGATCAATGTGTTCGGCAGCAATGGTCTTGATACGCGCGGCTCCGGGGTGAGCGTCGTGCTCAAGGCTCCTGCGATCTACGGCTATGGCGCGGCGGGCGAGCATGCGACGATTGCTGCCGATCGACTCACCTGGAACGGTGTGGCCGGAGCGTCGGCGCCGGCCTTGGCCGGTGCGCCCGGCAGCGGGGCATTGAGCCTGGTTGCGAAGGAAATCGATCTCGGCATGTTCGCGCCGGTCGATACGACGAGCGTCACGCGCACGATCTACGGCTTCGGCAACGTCGATCTCACGGCCAGCGACCGGATCGTCTCGGCAGGCAACAGCAAGCTCTTCGTGTATCAAGCGCCGAGCACGCAAAGCGGTGACGTCTTCGGCCAGAGCGGCACGGGCGGCAACCTCACGCTCGCAACGCCGCTGCTGACCGGCACGCAGAAGTCGCTCATCGGTTACGCGGCGGGCGGCATGCTCGACGTCGTGGCCCCGGCAGGCACGACGCCGAGTGCGGCAGCGTCGAGCGTCGCGGGCGCGGAGATCGATCTGACGGGCGACACTGTGCGCCTCGGTACGACGGTCCTGCTGCCCAGCGGCAAGCTCGCCGTTGACGCCACACACGGCATCGTGCTAGCCGACGGCAGCCGTATCGACCTGAGCGGTCAGACGTCGAAGATCCAGGCGGCGACCGTTTATGGATTCGGTGGCGCCGCGACGTTCGCGAGTGCACAAGGCAGCTTCGCACAGTCGTCCGGTTCGATCATCGACGTCTCGGCGCGCAACAACAACGCGGGCACGATTACCATCGACGCCGGAACCGGCACCGTCGCACTCAACGGTCAGTTGCGCGGCAGCGCGAACCCGGGGTTCGCCAGCGGGGACTTCGGCGCGTCGGCAGGGACTTTCGCCGACTTCGCCGGACTCAATACCCTGCTCAATGGCGGTGGTTTCTTCGATGCGCGCAGCTTCGTGCAGAAGCAGGGCGATCTGGTGGTCGGCAACGGCGTGAAGGCGCACAAGGTCAATCTTTCGGCCGACGGCGGCAGCCTGACGCTGAACGGCACCATCGATGCGTCGGGCGCCACGCCCGGCACCATCCGTCTGTCGGCGGGCAACGGCCTCACGCTCGCCGGCACCGCTGTGCTCGACGCGCACGGCACGAAGCTCCAGGTCGACAGCTACGGCGTACCCATCGAGTCGAAGAATCGCGGCCATATCGAGCTGACGACGTCGGGCGGCACGATGACGCTCTCGCCGGGCGCAACGCTCGATCTGAGCACGCCGGACGGCAAGTCCTACGGCGACGTCGTGCTCAACGCGATACGCACGGGCGAGACGTCGGGCGATATGGCTATCGACGCACATGGGCCGCTGACGATTCGCGGCGCGAACAGCATCGCGCTCAACGGTTTCTGGACGTACAACCTCGCACCGGGCAGCGCGATTTCGCAGGGCACGCTCGACAGCTACGACACCGCGAGCACGGCATTCATGAACGCCGCGGCAGGCAACGGCGCACTGGCGGCGCGTACCGCCGGTCTGTCGGCCTACGGCAACGCCTACCACCTGCGCCCGGGCGTGCAGATCGCCTCGACCGGCGATCTCTCGACCATCGGCGACATCGATCTCGCGAAATACCGTTACGGCGTGTCTGCCGACCGCGATCCGAATTCGGCGACGTACGGCGCAGGTGAGCCCATGGCGCTCGTGATCCGGGCGGGTGGCAACCTGACGATCGGCGGCAGCATCTCGGACGGGTTCCGGTCGACCAGTGGAACTCCGGCTGTCTACAGCGGAATCGATTATGCGACCGATCCTAAATCATCGTTGTGGGGACCCGGCGACACCGGTTTGAACAATCCCAGCTACGCTTTCCAAATCACCGTGGCTTTGACGGCCGATTGGACCGTTCCAAACGACACTTTTTACCAGCAGATGGTGTCGCTTTACGGGGTCCCGTTCGTGGATAGCAATGGCCGTTCCTACGGGCCTGGCGACACGATACGGGCAGGGACCTTGCTCGATCCCGGGCCGTCGGCCGGGGGGAACGACTATCTGTTCTTCGAAGTCGGCAATCTGCCCGCCATCGGACGCGTGGTCTCGCCTGCCGTCCCGGGCGCGGCGCCCACTTCGCCAATGGCGGCCATGCTCGCGCCCAGCTCGCTTTCGGCATCCGTGCGCCTCATCGGCGGGGCGGATCTTGCCGCCGCTGATCAGCGCACCATGCGCTCGACTCGGGCATTGGCAGGCAGCGGCAACGTGACGTTGAGCGATGCCGCGTACAACAACGCGCAACGCGCCACGGCGTTCAGCGTGTTGCGCACTGGCACCGGCAATCTGGAAATTCTGTCCGGTGGCAGCTTCAGCGAAGCCACACCCTACGCCGTCTACACGGCGGGTACGGCCTCGGTGCCGATCCTCGCGGCCGACGGCCGCAACCCGTACAACCTTCCGGCCGCCGCATCGGGCGGCGCGGTGCAGGTCTGGTATCCGGAGCATGGCGGCGACATGCTGCTCGTCGCGCAGCAGGACATCACCGGCAACATCCAGATGGCCGACAACTCGGTGCGCTATAACGACAGCAACCTCACGTCGAACTGGTTGTGGCGTCAGGGCGGCGCAGGGCTGACGCAGGATCCGGCGGCCTGGGGCATCAACTTCGGCTCGATGGCGCAGATCAATCCGAACAGCCTTACGCAGTCGATCATCGGGTTCCAGGGCATCGGCACGCTCGGCGGCGGTAATCTGACCCTGGACGCGGGTCGCAACGCGGGGGTGATGACGTCGACCAACGTGTTCCAATCGACCGGCCTCGATCTCGCCGTCGCCTCGACTGGTCGTGTGCTCTCCGACGGCACGGTAGTGCAGACCGGCGGCGGCGATCTGAGCGTGAAGGTCGGCGGGATGCTCAACGGTCGTCCGTCTCTCGGACAGCAATCCGATAGTCCTTCCGACTACTTCGGCAACGTCACGAACCTGCGCGGCAACGCGAGCATCGATTCGGGCTCGATCGGCACGACGGCGCCGTTCGGCAATGGCAGCTACTGGAAGTCGTTCGATCCGCGCGTCCAGCTTCTGACGGCGATCAAGGGCGTGACGCAAACGCGCGGCCCGACGCTCATCCCGGGCGACGGCACGATGAGCGTGAGCGCACGCGGGGATCTGGTGCTCGGTGGCGTCGGCGACGCGGGCATGATCCCGACGACAGATGTCAATGGCGGATACTACACGACCAGCGCAGGTGCGCCCAGCAAGGGTGGGTACACGCAATTCACACTGTTCCGGCCATCCACGGGCGTGAAATTGTTCTCCGCCGGCGGCGATGTGATGCCGATGGACGGCGGCGTTTCGGGAAACGCGATCAACAATGCCGGTACGTTCTTCCCGGGCAGCCTTAGCGTGACGGCGGCCAACGGCGATATCCGGTTCAAGACGTCCATGGCGCCAGACGATCCGAGGACCGACCTGGAGTTGATCGCTTCGCCCGTGGGGCAACTCGAAATGTATGCGGCCGGCACGATCTACGGTCAGGGCGGAACGGTTTCGATGTCCGGCGCCGACATGGCGGGGTTGGCCACACCGCAGCACGCCTACTTCCAGACGTTCAATGGCGGGACGCTGAACAGCGCGTCGACCGACGCGGCAATTCGCCAGTACGCCAGGAATCCGTTCGCTTACGGCGAAGACACCGTGACGTCGGTGCTTCACGCGGGTGACACCACGCCCGCACGCATCTACGCAGGCGTGGATATCGACGATCTGGGGCTGGGCAAGACGCTCAAGATGGTCAACGATCCGGTGGCGCAGTTCATCCCGTCGCACACCACCTGGTACGTTGCCGCCAAGCCGTTCGAGGTCATGGCAGGGCGTGACATTGTCGGCATGGGCACGGTGCCCGATACGTTCGCGAACGTGAGCGGCAACGACATCACGCTGATGCAGGCCGGACGCGACATCCTCTACCAGTCGGTGAACATTCTTGGACCAGGGCTGCTGCAGATGCAGGCCGGGCGCAATCTCTATCAGGGCTATTACGGCATGCTGACGAGTGTGGGCGATGTGATTCATCCGTCGAACACGAGCGGCGGTGCAGGGATCTCGGTGTTGGCAGGGGTAGGTGCCAACGGCCCGGACTACGCCGGTTTTGCCAAGGCGTACTTCGATCCGGCGAACCAGTTGCCCGGCGGCACCGCGCTGGCTGGCAGCGGCAAGGTGGCGCACGCTTATGGCGATGAACTGGTGACATGGCTGAAGAATCGTTTCGGCTACGACGGCACCCCGGCCGATGCGCTCACCTATTTCCTCGCGTTGCCGACCGCCCAGCAAGGCGTGTTCGTGCGCGACGTGTACTTCAGGGAGTTGCTGCTCGGCGGCCGTGAATACAACGACCCGAGCAGCCCGCGCTATGGCAGCTACCTGCGTGGACGCGACGCCATCGCGACGCTGTTCCCAACGAGCGACGCCGCGGGCCATGCCATCGACTACAACGGCGCGATTACGATGTTCAGCAGCGTGGTCGGGATGAACAACGTCAATGGCGTGAACATTCCGGTCACCACCGACGCCGGGGTGCGCACCAGCTTCGGCGGCAGCATCCAGATGCTCAATCCGGGCGGCCGCACGCTGGTCGGCGTCGAAGGCGTGACGCCGGGCGCGACGGCCGGTGTGGTCACGCAGGGCGAGGGCGATATCCAGCTCTACAGCCGCGACAGCATCCTGCTCGGCCTGTCGCGGATCATGACGACCTTTGGCGGCAACATCCAGGCGTGGTCGGCCGAGGGCGACATCAACGCGGGCCGCGGTTCGAAGACGACGGTGCTCTACACGCCGCCCAGGCGCGTGTACGACGACGTGGGCAACGTGACGCTCTCGCCCTCGGTGCCGTCGAGCGGCGCGGGGATCGCCACGCTCGCGCCGCTGCCCGAAGTGCCGGGCGGCGACATCGATCTGGTGGCGCCGCTGGGCACCATCGACGCCGGCGAAGCGGGGATTCGCGTGTCGGGCAACGTCAACTTCGCGGCGCTGGCGGTGGTCAATGCGGCCAACGTCCAGGTGCAGGGCAAGTCGGTCGGGCTGCCGGTGGTGGCGGCGGTCAACGTCGGCGCGCTGACCAACGCGAGCGCGACGGCGGCGCAGGCGGCGTCGGCCGCGCAGGATGCGATGGCGCGCGAGCGCGTCGCGCAGCGCCAGAATGCTCCGTCGATCTTTTCGGTGCGCATGCTGGGTGCCGATGCCGGTGGTGCGCCTGCGTCCGACCAGAAGGGGGCGGCGCTCTCGCCACAGGCGCGCGGGGGCTACGATCCGTCCAGTGCATTCCAACTGGTGGGGAATGGCGAGCTCACCGAAGCGCAGAAGATGCAGCTCACGCGGGAGGAAAAGGCACATCTGTGACGCCGGGCGTCACGCCACAAAAAAATAAGCCAGGCCTCGCGTTACAAAAAATAATCTGCGGATTTGCCCTTCGATATCCGTCATGTCATTGAGGCTTGCAATTCATGACAGACACGAGCGTTCATGGGTATCGGGGGGCACACAATGTTCGCGCACAAGCAGTACGGGGAAGCCGGGGCAGGGGAGATGCTGACGTGGAGATGAGCACTGCATACGGCGTGGCCGGCCCGGCAGCGGAACCGTTGCCGGAGGTGTCGGAGGTGGCGGGGGCGTCGGCAGCAGCGGACGCCGGCGGGGCGGATCGAGCGAGCGTGGCGACGCAAGCGCTGCGCGAATGCCTGGAGTCGAACTACGACAGGCTGCTGCGCCGCCTGTCGCGTCGCATCGGCTGTTCCGACACCGCCAGCGACAGTCTGCACGAGGCCTGGGTGCGGCTCGGCAGCGCCACGCTGCCCGACGCCGTGCACAGCGCCGAGACGTATGTATTTCGGATGGCTTACAACCTCGCCGTCGACCAGATGCGCGGACGCCGCATGTGGGAGTCGATCGCCGACGAGAACGAAGTGTTCGACGTGCTGCCCGATCGCGGCCCGGGGCCGGAGGCGGTCGCCGGTGCGCGCTCGGAACTGGCGGCGCTGGCCCGGGCGCTGGAGGACATGTCGGGACATCACCGGCGCGTGCTCATGGAACTGCGCGTCGACGATCTGACCCGCGAAGAAGTCGCCGCGCGGCATGGCCTGTCGGTGCGCAAGGTCGACACCCTGCTGCGTCAGACGCTCGACTACTGCGCCACGCGCACCGGGCGCGTGGCCATCGGCGGAATCAGCGAGTCGCGCCGTCCGGTCAGGCGCAGCACCCCGGCGGCGTCCTCGCCTGTCGCTTGCCGTCAATCGCCCTGTTCGCACGCCGACGCGTGACTCGTGGCATCGCCACCCTGCGGTGAGATCCCTTCGCCGCGCTGGGAGGAGGGCTCAGCCGCAATCAGAAAGCGCCCACCGACGGCGGTGCGGATGCCAGCATACGCCGCCTCAAGGCGAGAAATCGCTGACGTATAGACGGTGCGTGTCCCGCAAGAATGTCGTTTGTCACTGAAAATTCACAATATTCAACGACATTGCAGGCGAGACAGCGGCTCGAAGCCCACCTGGTACCCCGACGATCGTTCCAACGAGATGACAGGCAATCCGCCATCGGCCCGCGCGCTCGTGCTGGCAGGCCTCGTGTGCGGCTTGAGCATCCTGGGCGTGTCCGGATTCGTCCGTGCGCAGACGACCGCGACGCAGGCACCCGCGCGAGCCGGCGACCGACGCTTCACGTTCGATATCCCCGCGCAACCCCTCGACATGGCACTGGAATTGTTCTCCACCGTTTCCGGACGATCGGCGTTGTTCAGTAGCGCGCTCGTTGCCGGGCGCACGGCGTCCCCGGTCTCCGGCCAGTACACGGCGCTCGAGGCGTTGCGCCGTCTGCTCGAGGGGACAGGACTGGCGGTGGAGACGGCCAGCACTTCGGGCGTGTCGACATTCGTGCTGGTGCCTGTCGCGCCGGACGCCGCGCCGCCGGCGCCGGGAGAAGTCGACGCCGCCGCGCAGTTCGCCGGCTACGACGCCCTCGTGCAAACGGAGGTCTGGCAGGCGATCTGCGCCAATGCGCGCACGTCGGCGACTCGCTATCGCGCGCTGCTGCGCTTTCGCGTCGCGGCCGACGGCCGGGTCTTGGACGTTCGCGTGCTCTCCGAGACGAGCGAGACGCCGATGGCGCGCGCGCTCGTCGATACGCTCTCGCAGGTGCGCGTATCGCAGCCGCCGTTGCCCGGCATGCCGCAACCGTTCGCCATGCTGATCCTGCCCGCGTCGCGCGGCGGTCCGGCATGCCACGGGGCCCGTGCGTCATGACCGAAGAGGTACGGCTGGCCCTCATGGCCTATCTGTCCAATCGCTATCTGGACCTGAAGCGGCACCTCGTGCGCTCGCTGCGCAGCCCGGAACTCGCCGAAGACGCGTTACACGACACGTGGCTGCGGCTCACGCGGCTGGAGGATCAGGACACCGTACTGAACCCGCACGGCTTCCTGCTGCGCATGGCCACGAACATCGCGATCAACCATTTGCGCAGCAACAGCCAGCAGGCGAGCGCCAGCGAAATCGACGAGATTCTGGAGATGCCAGACGCCTCGCCAGGTCCGGAACAGATGGCACAGGCACGCGCCGACATGGAGGCGCTCATGCGCGTGATCCAGCGGCTGCCGCAGCGCCGGCGCGACGTGCTGCTGCTCGTGCGCTGGGAAGGTCTCTCGCAAAAGGACGTGGCCGCGCGCCTCGGCGTAACCGTCAGCGTCGTGGAGCACGAGCTGCGGCGCGCACAGGACTTCTGCGCCGAGCAGATGGCTCGCCGCGAAGGGCCGGTAGGGAGGGGCAGCCGGGCCAATGCAAAAAAAGTTGGTGGAAATACGCCATGAAAGATGTCATCCGTATGAAGACCGAAAATGTTTCGACGTCGTGCGCTGAAATGGCACGGCGTCGTCGATTCGCAAGTGCAGACCCCGCGCCATGACCACACCGCAGGCAACCCGAAACCGGGCAGACCACGATGACGTGCTTCATCAGGAAGCACGGATCTGGCTCGCCCGTCTGAGCGGTGGCGACGTGCGCCAGGTGGATCTGCAGGCGTTTCGCCGCTGGCAGGGGACGAGCGCGGCACACGCCGAGGCGTTCGACGACGCCAAACGGCAATGGCATGCGATGCGGCCGGCCATCGGCGAGTGGCTGCGTACGGACCCGGAGGCTACCGCGCGCCACCGGCGATTGGCGAGCCACGGTATCCGGCCCGAAGCGAGCGGGGCGCGCGGCAATGTACTGGCCAGCCGACGCGCGTTTCTCGGCGTGGGACTGGGCGCGGCCGCGGTGGCCGGCGTGGCGGCGGTGTATCCGCCGCTGGGGCTGTGGCCGTCGGTCGGCACCTGGTCCGCGGACTACCGTACCGCGACCGGGGAGCAGCGCGACATCTCGCTGGCGTCGGTCGCAGGTCGCGTCAACGTCGTGCTCAACACGCAGACGAGCGTGCGTCGGCAGACGCGCGACGGACGCACCGACGGACTCGATCTGCTCGCGGGCGAGGTGGCCGTCGATCTGGCGTCCGTGCGCGAACCGTTTGCCGTGGTCGCCGGGGCTGGGCGCAGCGTGGCGGAAGCCGGACGCTTCGAGGTGCGCTATCTCGATGGTCGTGTGTGCGTGAGCTGCCTGGAGGGCGCGGTGCGGGTGCAGCATCCGGCCGGCGAGCGGCGGCTTGTGGCGCGCGAGCAGACCGTCTATCGCGACGACGCCATCGGTGGCGTGACCGGCGTCGAACCGACGGCCGTATCGGCGTGGCGGCGCGGTGAACTCGTGTTTCGCCAGACGCCGCTCGTGAAGGTCATCGACGAGATCAACCGCTACCGCCCGGGGCGGGTCGTGCTGCTGGCCGAATCGCGCCGCGGCGAGCCCGTGAGCGGACGCTTTTCCATTGCCATCCTCAACGAGGCGCTGCTCCAGATCGAGCGCTCGTTCGGACTGACGTCACGCACGTTGCCAGGTGGCCTGCTGATCCTGAGTTGATGGGGGCGCTGGCGCCCGGCGTGAGGCGCGATGCGATGCTGTTCGAACGGCTTCAAAAAAGTTGGTGGATTTTGTGCAGTGCGCGTGTCTTTAGGAGGACGCATCCACCACAGGCTGAATTCCAGATGAAC
The Pandoraea pulmonicola DNA segment above includes these coding regions:
- a CDS encoding FecR family protein; the protein is MTTPQATRNRADHDDVLHQEARIWLARLSGGDVRQVDLQAFRRWQGTSAAHAEAFDDAKRQWHAMRPAIGEWLRTDPEATARHRRLASHGIRPEASGARGNVLASRRAFLGVGLGAAAVAGVAAVYPPLGLWPSVGTWSADYRTATGEQRDISLASVAGRVNVVLNTQTSVRRQTRDGRTDGLDLLAGEVAVDLASVREPFAVVAGAGRSVAEAGRFEVRYLDGRVCVSCLEGAVRVQHPAGERRLVAREQTVYRDDAIGGVTGVEPTAVSAWRRGELVFRQTPLVKVIDEINRYRPGRVVLLAESRRGEPVSGRFSIAILNEALLQIERSFGLTSRTLPGGLLILS